The genomic region GAACCGGGGCTTTTTGGGGCTTTCAATGAACGCTGGCAAAAAGGAGTTCCGTGTTCAGAAGCAGGGCTGTTGATTGCAAGCCTTGTGCGTGAATACATGCAAACACGTTTTCCAGGCGAAACATTTCATGTCTGGTGTCTGCGTAAGGGGCTCATCTCTGGCGCCAATACGCACTACGCTCCCATGATTCACGATCTCCAAGAAGCCACTTCCTAAAACACCGAGGGCTTCCATAATTCCCCCATCCTCCTCATACAAGGTCGGGCATGGTGGGCATGCCCGACCTTGCGTGTTGGAATGCGCATACGGTGTCTGCTTGGACGCTTCACTACAACACAACCAATGTGACGCCTTCATTGCGATGATTGAAATCAGGATCGTTGCGGAGTGCGGGATACATGGCGAGCACCATATCGAGCGAGGGGTTGGCGGCGTGAAAATCCTCACCCCGAATGACGACACGCACCACCCCGCGGCGCACCTGGGCGTTCAATTCACGCCGCACGACATGGCGCAATGTACCCCCAACGCCGTGCGAACCGTAGCCGTGGATGATTTTCACCACCTTCTTGCCACGCTGGCGCGCCGTGTTCAACGCATTGCGCAACCGTACCAGGGCTTCCTGCGACGATGGCATACCTGCTTCAAGGTTGACAACGTGCACAGGGGACGCGGGGCGGCGCTTGCGCCCCCCACGCTGGCGAATACGCCGCTCACAAAAGGGGCAGACGGTGGTATGCGCTTCAACCGTATTCCCACAAGTGGGACAAACAGGCACGCTCCCCCTCCTTCACGGCACATCTTCACCCAGCGACGCCACCAGCAAAGCGAACCAATCTTCGCGCGGCAGGTTCAGCGTGCAGGCGCGCACCGCGTTCAAAATGCGTTCGCGGTTGCCCGTGCCCAACACAGGCACCGCCTGCACCGGATGACGCAACAGCCACGCCAGGGCGACCGTATCGGGTGGAACGCCCATTTCAGCCGCCAGCCCATGCAACGCGAGACGAACACGGCGCGCGCGCTCATCTTCGCCACGGAAGAGCCGCCCTCCCGCCACAGGCGACCAGACCATGGGCGCACGCCGCAATTCCTGCGCCTGGTCGAACGTGCCGTCAAACATCGGGTCGAGATGCAGGAGCGACCATTCAACCTGATTGGTTTGCAATGGAAACGGTACACGCGACTGCAACAACGAAAATTGCGAAGGCGTGAAATTGGAGACGCCAAAGAAGCGCACTTTCCCCTGGGCATGCAACTGGGCAAAGGCTTCAGCCACCAAATCGGCGTCCATGAGTGGGTCGGGGCGGTGAATGAGCAACAAATCAATGTAATCAGTGCGGAGCGCGCGGAGCGAGTTTTCAACCGAAGCGATGATATGCGCGCGTGAGGTGTCGTAATGCTTGATGGTATGTTCGGGGCGTGCCGGCGCCACTAGTTTGATGCCGCACTTCGTCACAATCTGCATACGTTGGCGCAAATGCGGCGCTTCGGCTAACACCTCGCCAAACAACGCTTCACAGGTGTACCCGCCATAAATATCGGCATGGTCGAACGTGCTGATGCCATGTTCCAGGCAAAATTCGATGAAAGCGCGGCGTTCCTTCACAGTCCAATTCCAGGACGCCAAATTCATCATGCCCTGCACAATGCGCGAAACGCTCAATCCGCCCCGCGCCAGAAACAATTGAGGGACTAGCATAAGCCTTACTCCGTTTTGTCAGTTGCAAGATCAAAGAAAAAACCAGCGTGGTCAGACGCCCACAGCCAGCGTTCCCCCGTCCAATGAGGCGTGTCCAGTGTACGCATTCCCCCCAAAACACGCCAACGAGGCGGCGGCTGAAAGAGAAAAGCGACATCAATGCGGTGGGTGAACGTCTCCACATCGGGAGCGCCGAACACATCCACGCAACACGTGGGCACCGAAGGCGGCGGCGGCATCATCCGCCACATAGCCCGCAGGCGGTGCATGGTCGGGCTTGCAGGTTGCGCGTTGAAATCGCCGCCAATCACAGCCGGCGTAGGCACGGATGCCACGAAGGCAAGCAGGGCGTCGGCTTGTGCCTGGTTGACGGCGGGGTCGCCATTGGTGAGGTGTGTGCTGACGAAACGCAAAAGCCCCCCACGTGTGCGCACAGTGGCTTCCAGCGCAATGCGATGCTCAAAAAAATCATCTTGCGGAAGCAGTTCAACCATGCGCACGTTTTCCAGCGGAAAACGGCTCAAAATGGCTTCGCCCTCTTCAAATCCAATCCACGCCAGGTTGCCATTAGCGCGCGCATAAACCCAATTCATGTTGAGCCGTTCGGCAAGATATTCGGCAAGCAACCCATCACGACGTGTATGGGAAACTTCTTGCAGGAGAAGCACATCGGCATTGAGCGCCTGCACTGTCTGGATGAGCAGGTCGGCGCGCGCCATGCGCGCTTTGCCGTCTGGAAAGCCATGCAGCATGTTGAACACCAGCACGCGCATGTGCGAAGGGGGCGGCGTTTTCACGCAATCCAAGCAGCCTTGCACGGTCTCAGCGGGCATGCTGGCGTTCCACACCAGCAACGCCACGCCCACACAGAGCAAGAAGATGCCCAGCAACAAGGGTTTCCGCACACGCATACAAGCCGACGCCTTTCAGCGGTTGGTTGGCAACGCGCGGTATTCTAAAATGAAGACGCGAGGGGCACAACCAATCAAGCCTGTTCAGAGGAGAAATGAAGAGGGGATAACCTTGCCGGGATTGAGAATGTTATGCGGGTCAAGGGTGCGTTTGAGAAGCGCCATGAGCGTCAACGTGGCTTCGTCATATTCGCGAAGCAAGTATTTTTGCTTGCCAATGCCGACACCATGCTCCCCCGTGCATGTGCCTTCGAGCGCGAGGGCTTTTTCAACCACCTGGTCGTTGAAGTGTTGCAACCGCGCAAGGGTCTCCGCATCATCCGAAGGAGCAAAGACAACCGTATGCGCATTACCATCGCCGGCATGCCCAAACAGCGCACCATCCAACGCCATGGTGTCCAGCAATTCGGCAATGAACGCCGCCAATTCAGGATAGTGTGAAATGGGCACAGCCACATCAGTGATGAGATAAGGCTGGCTGGGATGCGTTTGCACCATGGCATGGAACAGATGATGCCGCCCCTGCCAAATGCGATCACGCTCATCGCGCCCCACACCGGAGACAAACGTGGTGGCTCCCATATCGGCACACAGTTCACGCACAAGCGCCAATTCGCTGGCAATGGCGGCTTCGGTCGCACCGTGGAATTCCATCAACAAAGTTGGCGCTATGGGTACATCAAGCGGCGTATTCAGCAGAAAGTAGCGCATCGCACTCGCATCGAGCAATTCCAGCGCGGCGGGCACAATGCCTGAGCCCATGATGGCATACACGGCATTGGCGGCGTCGGTCGTTGTGGGGAACGAGGCAATGGCGGCGCTGAACTGTTCGGGGAGCGGCGCCAGTTTCAAGGTGGCGGCGGTAATCAACCCCAAGGTTCCCTCTGAACCGATGAAGAGGTGTGTGAGGTCGTACCCCGCCGATTGTTTGACCGAGCGCGAGCCCGTATGCACCACCGAGCCGTCCGCCAGCACCACCTCCAGGGCGAGCACGTTATCGCGCGTTGCACCATATTTGACGGTGCGCGTGCCGGCGGCGTTATTCGCAATCATGCCGCCGATGCTGGCATTGGCGCCGGGGTCGGGTGCAAAGAAAAGCCCGTGGCGGGCCAGGGTGCGGTTCATGTCTTTGTAGAGCAGACCAGGTTGCACAACAACCTGAAAATCGGCGGCATGGAGCGCAAGAATGCGGTTCATGTAAGTGAAGTCAATCACCATACCGCCTGCAAGTGGAATGGGGTTGCCTTCCAGGCTACTTCCGGCACCCCACCCAACCACGGGCACGCGAAAACGCGCCGCACATGCAACAAGCGCGCTAACTTCATCGGTCGTCTGCGGCCAGACAACGAGGTCCGGCAAACACGCGGCATGGGACGATTGGTCGCGTGCATGGAGAGCGCGCACCGACTCACCGGTAGAGACGCGCGCATCGTCCAGAATGTGGCGCACTTCGGCAAGAAAGGCTGGATCCATAAAATGCGTCAGGCGTCTTTGCGCTTCTTCGGCTTGCGACCCCGTCCGGGGCGAATGAACAAGCCCTTCACACCTTCTTTTTGGTAGCGATGCACCCAGCGATACACCGTATCCGGCTGGCGCTCCTTGGGCAAGTGCTTCAAGGCGACTTCACGCCCGGATTTTCCTTCGGCGATTTTGAGCAACGCTTCGGCGCGTTCGCGCATGTAGCGCAACGGGTGGTTGTCGCGAATATCTTCAAGTTCGCGACGTTGTTCCGGCGTCAAATGAAGTTCAAGTCTACGGGCCA from Ardenticatena maritima harbors:
- a CDS encoding Smr/MutS family protein, yielding MPVCPTCGNTVEAHTTVCPFCERRIRQRGGRKRRPASPVHVVNLEAGMPSSQEALVRLRNALNTARQRGKKVVKIIHGYGSHGVGGTLRHVVRRELNAQVRRGVVRVVIRGEDFHAANPSLDMVLAMYPALRNDPDFNHRNEGVTLVVL
- a CDS encoding aldo/keto reductase — translated: MLVPQLFLARGGLSVSRIVQGMMNLASWNWTVKERRAFIEFCLEHGISTFDHADIYGGYTCEALFGEVLAEAPHLRQRMQIVTKCGIKLVAPARPEHTIKHYDTSRAHIIASVENSLRALRTDYIDLLLIHRPDPLMDADLVAEAFAQLHAQGKVRFFGVSNFTPSQFSLLQSRVPFPLQTNQVEWSLLHLDPMFDGTFDQAQELRRAPMVWSPVAGGRLFRGEDERARRVRLALHGLAAEMGVPPDTVALAWLLRHPVQAVPVLGTGNRERILNAVRACTLNLPREDWFALLVASLGEDVP
- a CDS encoding endonuclease/exonuclease/phosphatase family protein — encoded protein: MRVRKPLLLGIFLLCVGVALLVWNASMPAETVQGCLDCVKTPPPSHMRVLVFNMLHGFPDGKARMARADLLIQTVQALNADVLLLQEVSHTRRDGLLAEYLAERLNMNWVYARANGNLAWIGFEEGEAILSRFPLENVRMVELLPQDDFFEHRIALEATVRTRGGLLRFVSTHLTNGDPAVNQAQADALLAFVASVPTPAVIGGDFNAQPASPTMHRLRAMWRMMPPPPSVPTCCVDVFGAPDVETFTHRIDVAFLFQPPPRWRVLGGMRTLDTPHWTGERWLWASDHAGFFFDLATDKTE
- a CDS encoding FAD-binding oxidoreductase, encoding MDPAFLAEVRHILDDARVSTGESVRALHARDQSSHAACLPDLVVWPQTTDEVSALVACAARFRVPVVGWGAGSSLEGNPIPLAGGMVIDFTYMNRILALHAADFQVVVQPGLLYKDMNRTLARHGLFFAPDPGANASIGGMIANNAAGTRTVKYGATRDNVLALEVVLADGSVVHTGSRSVKQSAGYDLTHLFIGSEGTLGLITAATLKLAPLPEQFSAAIASFPTTTDAANAVYAIMGSGIVPAALELLDASAMRYFLLNTPLDVPIAPTLLMEFHGATEAAIASELALVRELCADMGATTFVSGVGRDERDRIWQGRHHLFHAMVQTHPSQPYLITDVAVPISHYPELAAFIAELLDTMALDGALFGHAGDGNAHTVVFAPSDDAETLARLQHFNDQVVEKALALEGTCTGEHGVGIGKQKYLLREYDEATLTLMALLKRTLDPHNILNPGKVIPSSFLL
- a CDS encoding helix-turn-helix domain-containing protein — protein: MARRLELHLTPEQRRELEDIRDNHPLRYMRERAEALLKIAEGKSGREVALKHLPKERQPDTVYRWVHRYQKEGVKGLFIRPGRGRKPKKRKDA